A part of Setaria viridis chromosome 8, Setaria_viridis_v4.0, whole genome shotgun sequence genomic DNA contains:
- the LOC117834644 gene encoding disease resistance protein PIK6-NP yields MVQFCYEDLPRQYQSCLMSLSIFPQEGRTFKRTNLVRRWAAENFVSARDGLAAVDEANRCFDALIARGLLQPADIGPAGKVRSCTLHRHVHSFITKMASYQTVTDNTDLRSELAHRLSTRSGILQLLVENQAAANSNTCWGIIHRHRHTPSGDLTHEVVTLLNLLPASSDQLGLVKLLDLEGCKGLKKRHLKKICNKIFQLKYLSLRDTDATELPKEINKLRYLETLDIRQTKIKSFPANTIALPKLMHLLAGCIDHESTQVIESDGRFSTVHLPSHVGSLTNMQVLSHVEVSETESDTSELTDVGRKLHLRKLGVVIRGKDPRGVLLRVIGMLHESLCSLSVHLEPVKAEGEVYSMEPQAHGGDAFDIPKSLESLNIKGVISELPTWIGQLHRLSKITLCRTSLREGDIQKLSELANLRCVRLWHQSYTNKKLTFNTREFRKLELLVVEDSGISDIHFANNAAPMLKKIVWNFTGAEVTLSGIQELLNLKEVHVGGKCDESHLSKIKQDIKKNPNLPDLYPPIHNNPNAASAIIAATSTAATGAAAAASSNASVPK; encoded by the coding sequence ATGGTACAGTTCTGTTACGAGGACCTACCCAGGCAATACCAGAGCTGCCTCATGAGCCTGTCTATATTTCCACAAGAAGGCAGAACATTCAAGAGGACAAACCTAGTCAGGCGGTGGGCTGCCGAAAACTTTGTCAGTGCGAGGGATGGGCTGGCTGCAGTGGATGAAGCTAACCGCTGCTTCGATGCTCTCATTGCTCGAGGCCTCCTTCAACCAGCCGACATTGGCCCAGCAGGCAAAGTCAGGAGCTGCACCCTGCATCGTCATGTCCACTCGTTCATCACAAAAATGGCCAGCTATCAGACTGTTACCGACAATACGGATCTTCGATCTGAACTGGCTCACCGACTTTCCACTCGCAGTGGAATTCTTCAATTACTAGTGGAGAATCAGGCTGCTGCAAATTCCAACACCTGCTGGGGAATAATCCATAGGCACCGCCACACTCCTTCAGGAGACTTGACTCATGAAGTGGTAACTTTGCTAAACTTGTTGCCTGCATCTTCTGATCAGCTAGGATTGGTCAAATTGCTAGATCTAGAAGGCTGCAAAGGTTTGAAGAAGCGACACCTCAAGAAGATTTGCAACAAGATTTTCCAGCTCAAGTATCTGAGTCTAAGGGACACGGACGCTACTGAGCTGCCAAAGGAAATCAACAAGCTCCGGTACTTGGAGACACTTGACATCAGGCAAACCAAAATAAAGTCATTCCCTGCAAACACCATTGCCCTCCCAAAGTTGATGCATCTCCTTGCTGGTTGCATAGATCATGAGAGCACACAAGTCATTGAATCAGACGGACGGTTTTCCACGGTGCATCTGCCAAGTCATGTTGGGAGTTTGACAAACATGCAGGTGCTTTCCCATGTTGAGGTCTCTGAGACCGAGAGTGACACATCAGAGTTGACAGATGTTGGCCGGAAGCTGCACTTGAGGAAACTGGGTGTGGTTATCCGTGGCAAGGATCCTCGCGGTGTTTTGCTTCGGGTCATCGGGATGCTGCATGAAAGCCTATGCTCATTGTCAGTCCATCTTGAACCAGTGAAGGCTGAGGGTGAAGTTTACTCCATGGAACCACAGGCTCATGGTGGCGATGCTTTTGACATACCCAAATCTCTTGAAAGCCTGAACATCAAGGGCGTGATAAGTGAGCTGCCCACTTggatcggacagcttcatcgaCTTTCCAAGATAACCTTATGCCGTACCAGCTTGAGAGAAGGAGATATACAGAAGTTGAGTGAGCTTGCCAACTTGCGCTGCGTCAGGCTCTGGCATCAGTCGTATACCAATAAGAAGCTTACCTTCAATACGAGAGAATTCAGAAAGCTAGAGCTTCTTGTCGTTGAGGACTCAGGCATATCTGACATCCACTTTGCTAACAATGCAGCTCCTATGCTCAAGAAGATAGTTTGGAACTTCACCGGTGCGGAAGTTACTCTGTCAGGTATCCAAGAGCTTCTAAACCTGAAAGAGGTTCATGTCGGTGGCAAATGTGACGAGAGTCATCTCAGTAAGATTAAACAAGACATCAAAAAGAACCCGAACCTCCCTGATCTTTATCCACCAATCCATAATAACCCCAATGCAGCTTCGGCTATTATTGCTGCCACCTCCACCGCTGCTACTGGTGCTGCCGCTGCAGCTTCAAGCAACGCCTCTGTTCCGAAGTAG
- the LOC140220314 gene encoding uncharacterized protein: MDMVGGSAQSAVDSLLGRLSSVFVEEAQLLRGVHDDMQFIKREMESMNGFLLDAGDEDRGNGNQVRVWRRQVHELAYDSQSCVDRYVQTFGATHPAVGAGLLASFRRVPVLVRTLPSRHRIATEIRGLKARALEVGERRLRYGVVTPATPGVQGGGISTLAARRAAIANREAEDARRRHALHSADVLFDANARARELVAWLMGAPQPVPRGRLRRNQLVTAGQLIKKMWSGGGGPNDRQDLTMELIKLFRGLDDNDNPENVAEAAGYLSSTMLEVDTQEVKVLSSWLLDKVLGRADLPQQDPENKGEAAGSELFMDMLKAVKDPMAKFIGHAENLKTSYNMIGVLSNMMEDLIEVFKALKEPIERFLGLADQPPQDSSSSKDGSPHQRPAATANEDLLEMVKAAKEPMEVARAEARYVAAQVKWLLKMFFSEKFSFNQEHVQHPKVVTIVTPPVRDLSNDDGPEELLEETHATELARKVFDHPRASDHFNTKVWVDAKHKSKLKPRLMSILHQVLSPSSTASSDDNLEPTKDEASQWNNLSEEELKTRIAEHLKGKRFLMVLADPEDENSWQDITSALPDHGDSAVIETPRIRYMAQFHAWYKASWIFLLMGASSRYQVHFCSNLVGIRKVAAELVGGDQLPGGISAILKKCLWDSFATKMFLHALYANPHISDAELERLMLGLRYSSSVC, translated from the coding sequence ATGGATATGGTAGGTGGCAGCGCCCAGAGCGCCGTGGACTCGCTCCTCGGCCGGCTCTCGTCGGTGTTCGTGGAGGAGGCGCAGCTGCTGCGCGGCGTGCATGACGACATGCAGTTCATCAAGCGCGAGATGGAGAGCATGAACGGCTTCCTCCTGGACGCCGGTGACGAAGACCGCGGCAACGGCAACCAGGTCCGGGTGTGGAGGAGGCAGGTCCACGAGCTCGCCTACGACTCCCAGAGCTGCGTTGACCGCTACGTCCAGACCTTTGGCGCCACCCACCCGGCTGTGGGGGCGGGGCTTCTCGCCTCCTTCCGCAGGGTGCCGGTGCTGGTGCGGACCCTACCTAGCCGCCACCGCATCGCGACGGAGATCCGGGGGCTCAAGGCCCGGGCACTCGAGGTCGGCGAGCGGCGCCTGAGGTACGGCGTCGTCACGCCAGCCACACCCGGCGTGCAGGGGGGCGGCATCAGCACGCTGGCGGCTCGCCGTGCGGCGATCGCCAATCGAGAGGCGGAGGACGCACGGAGGCGCCACGCCCTGCACAGTGCCGATGTTCTGTTCGACGCCAACGCGCGCGCCAGGGAGCTGGTCGCGTGGCTGATGGGCGCGCCACAACCAGTGCCACGTGGCAGGCTCCGGCGGAACCAGCTCGTGACCGCCGGCCAGCTGATAAAGAAGATGtggagcggcggtggtgggccCAACGATCGTCAAGACCTGACGATGGAGCTTATAAAGCTCTTCCGGGGCCTGGATGACAACGACAATCCGGAGAACGTTGCCGAGGCTGCTGGCTACTTGAGTTCAACCATGCTTGAGGTGGACACGCAGGAGGTGAAGGTGCTATCAAGCTGGCTGCTGGACAAGGTCTTAGGCCGTGCTGACCTGCCACAGCAGGATCCGGAAAATAAGGGTGAAGCTGCAGGAAGCGAACTGTTCATGGATATGTTGAAGGCGGTGAAAGATCCAATGGCCAAGTTCATAGGCCATGCTGAGAATTTGAAAACCAGTTATAATATGATCGGTGTGTTGTCAAATATGATGGAGGACCTGATTGAAGTGTTCAAGGCGCTGAAAGAGCCAATTGAGAGGTTCTTGGGCCTCGCTGACCAGCCACCGCAGGATTCATCATCCTCCAAGGACGGCTCGCCGCATCAACGACCTGCTGCAACTGCAAATGAGGACCTGCTTGAGATGGTCAAGGCCGCTAAAGAGCCGATGGAGGTAGCCAGGGCGGAGGCAAGATACGTGGCAGCGCAAGTCAAGTGGCTGCTAAAAATGTTCTTCAGCGAGAAGTTTTCATTCAATCAAGAACATGTACAGCACCCCAAAGTTGTCACCATTGTGACACCACCAGTTCGGGACTTGAGCAACGATGATGGGCCAGAGGAACTACTTGAAGAGACTCATGCGACGGAGCTCGCAAGGAAGGTCTTCGACCATCCAAGAGCAAGTGACCATTTCAACACCAAGGTGTGGGTCGATGCCAAACATAAGTCGAAGCTCAAGCCAAGGCTCATGTCCATTCTCCACCAAGTACTGTCGCCCTCTAGTACCGCTTCCAGCGATGACAATCTGGAGCCCACCAAGGACGAGGCCAGCCAATGGAACAATTTGAGCGAGGAGGAGCTCAAGACCAGGATCGCGGAGCACCTCAAGGGCAAAAGGTTCTTGATGGTACTCGCCGATCCTGAGGATGAAAACTCATGGCAGGACATAACCTCTGCACTGCCCGACCATGGTGACAGTGCTGTCATCGAGACTCCAAGGATTAGGTACATGGCTCAGTTTCATGCATGGTACAAGGCCAGCTGGATCTTCTTGCTCATGGGCGCCTCCTCCCGCTACCAAGTGCATTTCTGTTCCAACCTTGTTGGCATACGCAAGGTAGCAGCTGAGTTGGTTGGCGGTGATCAACTACCAGGCGGTATCAGTGCAATCCTCAAGAAATGTCTATGGGACTCCTTTGCCACCAAGATGTTCCTCCATGCCCTGTATGCTAATCCCCATATAAGCGATGCAGAACTGGAAAGGTTGATGCTTGGCCTGAGGTACTCTAGCAGCGTCTGTTAG